The following are from one region of the Candidatus Poribacteria bacterium genome:
- a CDS encoding orotidine 5'-phosphate decarboxylase: protein MKLQLALDSSNSREAKGILEQISDLVDIVEVGTPLLMKEGVKVVTEIKNTYPQLEVLADLKIMDAGDIEASIGFEAGADIVTVLGVAHDVTIRRAVNQARTLNKQVMIDLIAVGDVRERIDQIDPIAPDYCCVHTAFDLQDHGIDPLREIQLVHAALKQAKMAVAGGINPKILPYILAYRPAVIIVGGFIANQPDPRQAALEIRELLA, encoded by the coding sequence ATGAAATTGCAACTCGCTTTGGACTCAAGCAATAGTCGGGAAGCCAAAGGTATCCTTGAGCAAATTAGCGATCTCGTAGATATTGTCGAGGTCGGCACTCCTCTGCTCATGAAAGAGGGGGTAAAGGTCGTCACAGAGATCAAGAACACTTACCCTCAACTTGAGGTGCTCGCAGATCTCAAAATCATGGATGCCGGTGATATTGAGGCAAGCATTGGGTTTGAAGCGGGTGCGGATATTGTGACCGTGCTTGGCGTGGCACATGACGTTACAATTCGCCGCGCTGTGAACCAAGCCCGTACTCTCAATAAGCAGGTGATGATAGACCTGATAGCGGTTGGTGATGTTCGGGAACGTATCGATCAGATTGACCCCATCGCCCCAGATTACTGCTGTGTCCATACCGCCTTCGACCTCCAAGACCACGGTATAGATCCCCTACGAGAAATTCAACTGGTCCACGCTGCCCTGAAGCAAGCTAAGATGGCAGTGGCGGGTGGGATTAATCCGAAGATCCTGCCATATATTCTCGCTTATCGTCCGGCGGTCATCATTGTGGGCGGTTTCATCGCCAACCAGCCGGATCCCCGTCAGGCGGCTCTCGAAATCAGAGAATTGTTGGCTTAA
- the hxlB gene encoding 6-phospho-3-hexuloisomerase, whose protein sequence is MNTQAYISQILNELSETVGHICNDSAEKLADAILAAETIFVAGAGRSGLAMKSFAMRLMHMGFDTYVVGETVTPSITDKDVLLIGSGSGSTSSLVVSANKADAIGATICLITIDENAPIAQVAEVVLTIAAPSPKVNKDLGFRSVQPMGSLFEQSLLLTLEAIVLLLMRKTGKTTELMFTRHANLE, encoded by the coding sequence GTGAATACACAGGCATATATCAGCCAGATCCTTAATGAACTAAGCGAGACCGTAGGGCATATCTGCAACGATTCGGCGGAGAAACTGGCTGATGCGATCTTGGCTGCCGAAACAATCTTTGTCGCTGGGGCTGGGCGATCCGGTCTGGCAATGAAGAGTTTTGCCATGCGCTTGATGCACATGGGCTTTGATACTTATGTCGTGGGAGAGACCGTAACCCCTAGTATCACAGACAAAGATGTGCTGCTAATCGGTTCCGGTTCAGGCTCAACCAGCAGCTTGGTCGTCAGTGCTAACAAAGCCGACGCAATCGGTGCGACTATCTGCCTTATCACCATTGATGAAAACGCACCGATTGCTCAAGTGGCAGAGGTGGTTCTCACTATCGCTGCCCCCTCACCCAAAGTTAACAAGGATCTCGGTTTCCGTTCAGTGCAGCCAATGGGATCTCTTTTTGAGCAGAGTCTCTTGTTGACCTTGGAGGCGATCGTCCTTCTGCTGATGAGGAAAACGGGGAAAACCACGGAATTGATGTTCACGAGACACGCCAATCTGGAATAA